The window ATCCCAAAACACCCGAGAAACCCGAGCATCCCGACATCAACGAATACCCTGCCCAGCCTGAAAAACCCACCCTGCCCGGATTCACACCAGAACCGCCCGCCCCAGTGGATGATCCAGAGCCCCAGACAGATCCCCCTGTCTTTTGAGAAAACATCAAGGACCAGAAATGGACAATTGTATGGGCTCAGGTCGGTACACTGAAGCATGACACCCCTTGAAAAAGCCCATGCTGAACTGTTGGCAGCCACCGAGATCCTCAAAAAATCTCCCTCGGCGCAGGCCCACAACCACCTTGTGCACCACCTGCATACTGCCCATGACTTGATCCGCCCGTACACCCTGACCCAAACGTCTGGTGTTCAGCACGATCCGTTGAAACCCAAACTGCTGACCTTCAGCCAGTACCAGAGGCACGCCACCGAAGCCCGGGCATTCACACAGGAAGCGCTGGATGAGCTGGAATTCATGCTGGCAGAAGGGGTCAGCACAGAATGGGCCAACAGCATTGCAGACTCGATCCATGAGGCTTACGAAAAACTTTGAGTTTTCAGGCCCATGAAAAAAGAACCCCACCAGACAAGTTCTCTGGTGGGGTTTCTCTGGAGCGGGTAACGGGACTCGAACCCGTGACTTTCAGCTTGGGAAGCTGACGCTCTACCGACTGAGCTACACCCGCAACTGTCCAAATTTTAACCCAGAGGTGCACGACCGACAAGGGACGGAAACCCCGACCAAAAAGAACCCCAGGCCCGATTGCCTGAGGTTCGTGTGGGTGGGTAGTTGGCCCATTTAAGCAAACAAGGCTGACGCTGGTCTGACTCGAATCTGAACAGCATTTCAGATGCATTTTAAAGCACTGGAAAGAAAAAAAGAGTCACTATCTGGGGAGGTGTTTTGAACAGGATTCAAACGAATCCTCCTGTTTCACGGATCAAGGCAGGAACAACCATTAAGGCCCCTTCACCCATCCTGACAGAGTCCAGAAAGACCCGGCACGGTACACTGGTCCACAGTGACCCACCTCAAAGATGCCCGGACCTCCCGTCTGGCCGTGTACCCCCGCATGCAAAAATGGTTCCCAGAGATCCTCTGGATGGGCCAGAGCCACCCCCAATTTGCCCTGACTTTTGACGATGGCCCCCACCCCATCGACACCCTGCAACTTCTGGAAGTGCTGGACAGGCATCAGGTCAAAGCCACTTTTTTCTGGCTTGGAGAGCACCTCGAAAAAAATGCAGCATTGGTCCAGCAAGCTGCTCTGGCAGGGCACCAGCTGGCTTTGCACGGCTGGACCCATCTCCCCTATCCTTTGCTTTCCTTGAAGCAACTGGAACAGGATCTGAGCCAAACCCGCCAGTTGCTCTCTGACATCTCTGGAATTGCTTTGGAGGACTTGAAGGATGTGCGCCCTCCTTATGGCGCAGTGGTGCCTGCCACCCTGCGCAGCCTGAAACACTGGGGCTACCGCACCGTGCTGGTCAGCAGCATCCCTTTGCACTGGATTCAAAGCGTCCAGACCACCGTCAAACAGGTGATGCAGCACGCCCGAGGAGGCATGATTCTGGATCTCCACGAAGGCCAACCCACTGGTCCGAGGGTGGCCAGAATCACCGATGCCCTGCTGCCTGAACTGAAAGCTCGGGAATTTGATTTTGTGACCGTGGATGAGATGTGGCAGGGGCAGGACTCTGGTCTGGTGGTGCGTTGAGACTCAACCGGGCGAGGCATGCCTTGACCGCTCAGTCCTCACAAACAACAAAAAAGATCCCCCAGAGTGTTCTGAGGGACCTGTCCAATTCTGTAGGGGCGCAGCGTGCTGCGCCCTTTTTTCACAGGGGGATTCAATCCGCTGCTTGTTGCGCTTCGCGGGCCTCTTTTTGCGCGTTTTCTTCTTCGCGCTCCAGTTTGGCCTTGATTTTCTTCAGACGGAACGACTCTTCACGTTCACGCTGGTCCAGAACACCACGGATGAAACGGATGTCGTCTTCCACACCGGGAATCACGATCTGTTCCAGAGCGTTCACACGACGGGAGGTCTTTTTGATCTCTTCCCCGATGCGGCGCAGTTTGGTTTCGGTGGCGGCCACTTTGATGATGGCGGCCAGCACCTTCTGGAAATCCTGCGCAGCGCTCATGGTGCGTGCACCCACACCGATGGGTGAGAAGGGCACGTCCGTGGAGAACTTGGGGAGGTCGATTTTGGGGACCTTCACGCCGTAGACGCTCTCCACCTGCAGATCGACTTGCAGTTCGCTCGGGCGAGCGAGGGCAAGGCTTTCCACAGCTTCGGGGCTGTCCCAGGCTTTGGCGGTGAAGAGGCTTAAGTAGGCACCCTTGGACACGGAGGAGAGTTCTTCACGGGCAGCCAGAGCATCTCTGACCAGCGCAAAGAATTCGCCGATCAGGGCGTCTCTTTTTCTTTTGAGCAGGTCTGCACCGTCGCTGGCCAGTTTTTTCTGGGCCTTGCTGGCGAGCAGTGCAGTGCGGGTGGGGCTGATTTGTCCGGCCATGGTTCTCCTTTTCAGGAGCTGTCAGCGGTCAGCTGTCAGCGATCAGCTTGTGTTGCTTTCGGCTCCGCACTTGAGTTCTCAAATGCTTATTGTACTGTGAACTCGGGTTTTTTATTGGTCCCGATAGTACTTTTGGTGCTTTGGGTCCTGGCTGATGGCTGACAGCTGTGGGCTGATAGCTTCTTTAGATGCCCATGTTGCGGCCGCCGCGCCACATGTCGTCAAGTTTCTCACCGTAGTATTTGTCGATGGAATCCTTGCCGATACGGGTCAGCTCGCTCTTGGGAAGTTTGGAGAGCAGTGCCCAGGCCACGGTCAGGCTGTCTTCGATGGAGCGGTCCTGATCCCCTTGGTTCAGGAAGTACTCCTCGAAG of the Deinococcus misasensis DSM 22328 genome contains:
- a CDS encoding polysaccharide deacetylase family protein — its product is MTHLKDARTSRLAVYPRMQKWFPEILWMGQSHPQFALTFDDGPHPIDTLQLLEVLDRHQVKATFFWLGEHLEKNAALVQQAALAGHQLALHGWTHLPYPLLSLKQLEQDLSQTRQLLSDISGIALEDLKDVRPPYGAVVPATLRSLKHWGYRTVLVSSIPLHWIQSVQTTVKQVMQHARGGMILDLHEGQPTGPRVARITDALLPELKAREFDFVTVDEMWQGQDSGLVVR
- a CDS encoding V-type ATP synthase subunit D, with amino-acid sequence MAGQISPTRTALLASKAQKKLASDGADLLKRKRDALIGEFFALVRDALAAREELSSVSKGAYLSLFTAKAWDSPEAVESLALARPSELQVDLQVESVYGVKVPKIDLPKFSTDVPFSPIGVGARTMSAAQDFQKVLAAIIKVAATETKLRRIGEEIKKTSRRVNALEQIVIPGVEDDIRFIRGVLDQREREESFRLKKIKAKLEREEENAQKEAREAQQAAD